Proteins encoded in a region of the Photobacterium profundum SS9 genome:
- a CDS encoding sodium:solute symporter family protein: protein MDIQTWTFILVGITFSVYIGIAIWARAGTTSEFYVAGGGVHPIANGMATAADWMSAASFISMAGIISFVGYDGGVYLMGWTGGYVLLALCLAPYLRKFGQFTVPDFIGERYYSRTARMVAVFCAIFVSFTYVAGQMRGVGVVFARFLEVDINVGIIIGMGIVFFYAVLGGMKGITYTQVAQFCVLIFAFLVPAVFTSIMMTGNSIPQLGLGSTLTGSETYVLDKLDGLTTELGFTAYTDGSKSMVDVFFICSALMVGTAGLPHVIIRFFTVPRVKDARISAGWALLFISLLYTTAPSVAAFARINMIETINGSDMQGVSAEQAPGWVKNWEKTGLVTWEDKNNDGKMFYSGDERNEMNINRDIIVLASPELANLPNWVVALLAAGGLAAALSTAAGLLLVISTSISHDLLKKGFKPDMTDKQELLAARIGAALAIVGAGYLGINPPGFVAQVVAFSFGLAAASFFPAIILGIFYKKMNKEGAIAGMLTGITFTASYIIYFKFINPAASTPDNWFFGISPEGIGTLGMCLNFVVSIVVNKFTAEVPKEVQDMIESIRYPKGAGEAHDH from the coding sequence ATGGATATCCAAACCTGGACGTTTATTTTAGTGGGCATCACCTTTTCGGTGTATATCGGTATTGCCATTTGGGCACGCGCAGGAACCACAAGTGAGTTCTATGTTGCTGGCGGTGGGGTTCATCCTATTGCGAATGGTATGGCTACCGCAGCTGACTGGATGTCGGCAGCATCGTTTATTTCAATGGCAGGTATCATCTCATTCGTCGGTTACGATGGCGGTGTATACCTAATGGGCTGGACGGGTGGTTATGTACTACTCGCACTGTGTCTTGCGCCTTACTTACGTAAATTTGGTCAGTTTACTGTACCTGATTTCATTGGTGAGCGTTACTATTCTAGAACTGCACGTATGGTCGCTGTCTTTTGTGCCATCTTCGTTTCGTTTACTTACGTAGCAGGTCAAATGCGTGGCGTTGGGGTTGTATTTGCCCGTTTCCTCGAAGTGGATATCAATGTTGGTATCATCATCGGTATGGGCATCGTATTCTTCTACGCCGTGCTTGGTGGCATGAAAGGCATTACCTACACGCAGGTTGCACAATTTTGTGTTCTTATTTTTGCATTCCTTGTTCCAGCGGTATTTACGTCAATCATGATGACGGGTAACAGTATCCCACAGCTTGGTTTAGGTTCTACGCTAACAGGGTCTGAAACATACGTACTTGATAAGCTTGATGGATTAACCACAGAGTTAGGTTTCACCGCCTACACCGATGGTTCAAAGAGTATGGTTGACGTATTCTTTATCTGTTCTGCATTGATGGTAGGTACTGCCGGTTTGCCGCACGTTATTATTCGCTTCTTCACGGTTCCTCGCGTGAAAGATGCACGTATTTCTGCGGGCTGGGCGCTACTATTCATTTCGCTACTTTATACCACCGCCCCTTCGGTTGCCGCGTTTGCTCGTATCAATATGATTGAGACAATCAACGGCTCTGACATGCAAGGTGTATCGGCAGAACAAGCACCAGGTTGGGTTAAAAACTGGGAAAAAACCGGCCTAGTTACGTGGGAAGACAAGAACAACGACGGTAAAATGTTCTATTCGGGCGATGAACGTAACGAAATGAATATCAACCGCGACATCATCGTACTGGCAAGCCCCGAGTTAGCTAATTTACCTAATTGGGTAGTGGCATTGTTGGCAGCTGGTGGCCTAGCCGCAGCATTATCAACCGCTGCAGGGCTATTACTGGTTATCTCGACCTCGATATCACATGACTTGTTAAAGAAAGGCTTCAAGCCCGACATGACCGATAAACAGGAGCTATTAGCAGCACGTATCGGTGCAGCTCTCGCGATAGTCGGTGCTGGTTACCTTGGTATTAATCCGCCAGGATTTGTTGCTCAGGTTGTTGCCTTCTCGTTCGGCTTAGCGGCGGCCTCTTTCTTCCCTGCAATTATTTTGGGTATCTTCTATAAGAAGATGAACAAAGAAGGTGCGATTGCGGGCATGCTAACGGGTATTACATTTACCGCCTCGTACATCATCTACTTCAAGTTTATCAACCCAGCGGCAAGCACGCCTGATAACTGGTTCTTTGGTATCAGCCCTGAAGGTATTGGTACGCTAGGTATGTGTCTGAACTTTGTTGTTTCCATTGTGGTTAACAAGTTCACCGCCGAAGTACCGAAAGAGGTTCAAGATATGATTGAATCGATTCGCTACCCTAAAGGTGCGGGTGAAGCACACGACCATTAA
- a CDS encoding response regulator transcription factor → MDAQYTIVIADDHPLFRNALFQSVHMAISGANLLEAESLDTLLSLLEKENDVDLLLLDLKMPGANGMSGLIQLRNQYPDLPIVVISASEEITVVKQVRSHGAFGFIPKSSDMRALISALHQVLEGEPFFPEGLGDEDDEINDLAQKIASLTPQQYKVLCMLSDGLLNKQIAYELNVSEATIKAHMTAIFRKLGVKSRTQAVILLQQMDLTQ, encoded by the coding sequence ATGGACGCTCAATACACGATTGTTATCGCTGATGATCACCCCTTGTTTCGTAATGCACTTTTTCAATCAGTGCATATGGCGATCAGCGGTGCCAATCTACTCGAAGCTGAATCGCTTGATACCCTGCTCAGCTTATTAGAAAAAGAAAATGATGTAGATTTATTGCTGCTCGATCTAAAAATGCCGGGCGCGAATGGCATGTCAGGTTTAATTCAACTGCGTAACCAATATCCAGACTTACCCATCGTCGTGATATCTGCCAGTGAAGAAATTACGGTTGTAAAGCAGGTTCGCAGCCACGGTGCATTTGGCTTTATTCCTAAATCAAGTGATATGCGCGCGCTAATCAGCGCCCTACATCAAGTGCTCGAAGGAGAACCCTTTTTTCCTGAAGGGCTCGGGGATGAAGATGATGAAATTAATGACCTTGCCCAGAAAATAGCCTCATTAACTCCCCAGCAATATAAAGTGTTATGCATGCTGTCTGATGGTTTGCTTAATAAGCAAATTGCGTATGAGTTGAATGTATCAGAAGCAACAATCAAAGCTCACATGACTGCTATTTTTCGCAAGCTCGGGGTTAAGAGTCGTACTCAGGCCGTGATTCTATTACAGCAAATGGATTTAACCCAATAG
- a CDS encoding MarC family protein encodes MLSVLLTQFVLIWAVVDPIGSVPVYLAQTSHLNAQQRRLVALKAIAISAGILLFFIIIGQILLEAMQIPLPAFQAAGGLVLLLFALTMIFGEGKVDQECKLSKQEVQHSELGSLAVYPLAVPSIASPGAMMAVVMLTDNNRYSLGDQVVTTLVMLSVLLVTLLLMLGANKIQKYIGNVGAAIISRVMGLILAAVAVNNLLIGIKDFYLMA; translated from the coding sequence TTGCTCAGCGTCCTTCTCACCCAGTTTGTCCTCATTTGGGCTGTTGTCGATCCTATCGGTTCAGTGCCCGTATACCTTGCTCAAACCAGCCACCTAAATGCACAACAACGCCGCTTAGTCGCACTAAAAGCCATTGCTATTTCTGCCGGCATTTTATTGTTCTTTATTATTATCGGTCAGATATTACTGGAAGCGATGCAAATTCCTCTGCCCGCTTTCCAAGCGGCGGGGGGGCTTGTCCTACTGCTTTTTGCCCTGACTATGATCTTTGGTGAAGGTAAAGTTGATCAAGAATGTAAACTAAGCAAACAAGAAGTTCAGCACTCTGAACTTGGTAGTTTAGCGGTATACCCTCTAGCCGTACCTTCCATTGCATCACCGGGAGCAATGATGGCCGTGGTGATGTTAACGGATAACAACCGTTACTCGTTGGGCGATCAGGTAGTCACGACATTGGTGATGCTGAGTGTTTTATTGGTCACCTTACTATTGATGCTTGGGGCGAATAAGATTCAGAAATACATCGGCAATGTTGGGGCTGCGATTATCAGCCGAGTGATGGGATTAATCCTTGCCGCAGTAGCAGTCAACAACTTGCTTATTGGTATCAAAGATTTTTACCTTATGGCTTAG
- a CDS encoding DUF4212 domain-containing protein produces the protein MAFESKEQAKAYWKENLSTMAYLLTIWFMVSFGAGILFVDVLNNFQIGGFKLGFWFSQQGSIYTFVVLIFVYVVRMNALDRKFNVQED, from the coding sequence ATGGCGTTTGAATCCAAGGAGCAGGCTAAGGCCTACTGGAAAGAAAACCTCAGTACAATGGCTTACCTACTCACTATTTGGTTCATGGTTTCGTTCGGTGCCGGCATTTTATTTGTCGATGTTCTTAACAACTTCCAAATCGGTGGCTTCAAATTAGGGTTTTGGTTCTCGCAACAGGGTTCCATTTATACCTTTGTGGTACTGATTTTTGTCTACGTAGTGCGCATGAATGCACTCGATCGTAAATTCAACGTACAAGAAGACTAA